A stretch of DNA from Nocardioides sp. Arc9.136:
AGGACCGCTCGGCCGGCGAGATCGGCAGCAGCCGGCGCCGGTCCTGCGGCGTGTGCGGGTGGTGGGTCTCCCCCGCCACGATCGAGCGCAGCCGCGCGGCGATGTCGGGGTAGTCGTCGAAGCCGAGGACCGCGTCGGCCTCGGGGAGGGACTCGGCGAGCTCCTTGCCGTACCGCTCGGCCATGCAGCCGACGGCCACGACGGCCTGGGCGCGGCCGCTGCCGCCGGCCGAGGGCTTCAGGTCCGCGGCCTCGAGCAGGGTGTCGACGGAGTCCTTCTTGGCGCTCTCGACGAAGCCGCAGGTGTTGACGACGACCGTGTCGGCGTCGGCGGGGTCCTCGACGAGGCGGAAGCCGTCGGCCTCGAGCCGGCCGGCCAGCTCCTCGGAGTCGACCTCGTTGCGCGCGCACCCGAGGGTCAGCAGCGCCACCGAGAGCGGGGTCGTCGGTCCGGGGCGGGTGTCAGCTGCAGTCATGGTCGTGCCCGAGTATGACCGCCCACCACCCGCCCCGACGAACCCGCGGGGCCGGCGGGGCCGCTCACTCGTGCGGCTTGACCGCCAGGACGGGGCAGCGTGCGTCGAGGATCACGCGCTGGGCGACGCTGCCCATGAGTAGCTTGCCTACCGGCGTGCGGCGCTTGAGGCCGAGCACGACGAGCGCCGCGCCCACCTCCTCGGCGACCCGCAGGATCTCGGCGGCCACGTCCGGGGCGACCGCCTGGCGCACCTCGTGCTCCAGGCCCGACGCCGACAGCTCGGCCTCGAGGCGGTCCAGCGCCTCCGGGTGTGCGTAGTGCTCGTCGACCAGGGCGTCGCCGCGGCTGACGTTGACCGTGACCACGCCCAGTCCGCGCAGCCGCGCCTCGGCGAGCGCGTGGACCAGGGCCACCGCTCCGAACTCGTCGGGCGTCCACCCGACCACGATCCGTCCTGCGCTCATCGGTTCACCAGCTCCTCGTCACGGCGGTCGGTCTCCTCGGGGTGGGTCGGTGCCGCCGGGCGGCGGCGCAGCACGCGGGCGAGCAGGGCGAGCGCGATGACGACGTACACGACGACCGCGAGCGGCTCGCTCACCAGCGCGCTGGCGTCGCCGTCGGAGATCGTGAGCGCCTCGCGCAGCTTGGTCTCCATCAGCGGGCCGAGGATGACGCCGAGGATCAGCGGCAGCACCGGCAGCCCGAAGCGTCGCATCGCCAGGCCCAGCAGGCCGAAGACCAGCAGCAGGCCGACGTCGAAGGGGTCCAGGTTGGTGGCGTAGGCACCCAGGCAGGCGAAGAACAGGATGCCGGCGTAGAGCTGGGGCCGCGGGATGCGCAGCAGCTTGGCCCACATCGGCGCCAGCGGCAGGTTGAGCACCAGCAGCAGGAAGTTGCCGATCAGCAGGCTGGCCAGCAGCGTCCACACCAGGTCGGACTGCTCGGTCATCAGCTGCGGGCCGGGCGTGATGCCGTAGCCCTGCAGCGCCGCGAGCATCACCGAGGCGGTCGCGGTGACCGGGATGCCGAGCGCGAGCATCGGGACGAACATGCCGGCGGCCGAGGCGTTGTTGGCCGCCTCCGGACCGGCGACGCCCTCGATCGCGCCCTCGCCGAACTCCTCGCCGCCCTTGCCGCGGGCCAGCCGCTTCTCGGTCACGTAGGACAGGAAGGTCGGGATCTCGGCACCGCCGGCGGGGATGGCCCCGAAGGGGAAGCCGTACGCCGTGCCGCGCAGCCACGGCCCGACCGAGCGCCGGACGTCGGCGCGCCCCATCCAGGGCCGGCCGACCGGGACCACCTGGAGCGGCGTGCGCCGCAGGTGGGCGGCCACCCAGAGCGCCTCGCCCAGGGCGAAGATGCCGACGGCGACCACGACGATGTCGAGCCGGTCGTTGAGCTGGGCGACCCCGAAGGACAGCCGGGGCTGGCCGGTGTTGAGGTCGAGGCCGACCAGGCCGATGGTGAGGCCGACGAAGAGGGCGACCAGGCCGCGGATCACCGAGGCACCGATGACCGTGGCCGTCATGACCAGCGCGAGCACCATGATCGCGAAGTACGACGGGGCGCCGATGTCGACGGCGACCGAGGCCAGCGCCGGGGCGAAGAACGCGACCAGGAGCGTGCCGATGGTGCCGGCGATGAAGGACCCGATGGCCGCGGTGGCGAGGGCTTGGGCCGCCCGCCCCCGCTTGGCCATCTTGTTGCCCTCCAGCGCCGTCATCACCGAGGCCGACTCGCCGGGGGTGTTGAGCAGGATCGAGGTGGTCGAGCCGCCGTACATGCCGCCGTAGTAGATGCCGGCGAACATGATGAACGACGAGGTCGCCTCGAGGCCGTAGGTCACCGGGAGCAGCAGCGCGACGGCCATCGCCGGGCCGATGCCCGGGAGCACGCCGACGAAGGTGCCGAGGAGGACGCCGATCGCGGCGTACATGAGGTTCTCGGGGGTGACGGCCGCGGACAGGCCGCCCCAGAGCAGGTCGAAGGAGTCCATCAGAGGATGCCGTCCAGGATGCCGGGGGCCAGCGGGATGCCGAGGCCGACGTAGAAGGCGTACCAGCTGGCGACCGCCAGCACCGCGCCCACGAGGACGTCGCGCAGCAGCGTGCGGCTGCCGAGCGACCAGGCGGAGCCGGCGAAGAGCACGGCCCCGGAGATCGCCCAGCCGAGCACGTCGACGGTGGCGATGGTGAAGAGCAGGACGGCCACGAGCTTGGCGACGGTGAGCCAGTCGGTGTCGCTGGTCAGGTCGACGTCCTCGCCGCCCTCGGCCTCCGGCACGTCGCCCCGGAGCGCAGCGACGGCCAGGAGCACCGCGAGCACGACCATGCCGGTGCCGATGACGTAGGGGAAGACGCGCGGGCCGACCGGGTCGGCGAAGCCGGTGCCGAGGGTGGTGGCGTCGTACACGGTCAGCGCGCCGACGACCGCCAGCACGGCGGCGAGGCCGAGCTGCGCCAGGTCGCGACGGGGCGCCGCGGGACCGCCCGGGGCGGTGTCGTGGGTGTCCGGGGCCAGGGTGCTCACAGCAGGCCCACCTCCTCCAGGGTCGATGCGACGCGCGCGTCCTGCTCGTCGATGAATGCGCCGAAGTCCTCGCCGGTGACGAAGCGGTCGATCCAGCCGTTCTTGTCCAGCTGCTCCTGCCACTCCGGGGTCTCCCGCATCCGGCCGAGCAGGTCGACCAGCTCGTCGCGCCGCTCGTCGGAGATGCCCGGCGGGGCGAAGACGCCGCGCCAGTTGGTGAAGACCAGGTCGATGCCGGACTCCTCCAGGGTCGGGACGTCCTTGACCGTCTCGCCCTCGAGCCGCTCGTCGCCGGAGACGGCCAGCACGCGCAGCTCGCCGCTGGCGATCTGGCCCTCGAACTCGCCCAGGCCGGAGAAGCCGACCTGGATCTTGTCGCCGAGGAGGGCGCTGGTCAGCGGCCCGCCGCCGTCGTAGGGCACGTAGGTGACCTCGCGCGGGTCGATGCCCACGGTCTCGGCCAGCTGCATGGGGAAGAGGTGGTCGGGGCCGCCCGGGCTCGACCCGCCGCCGACGACGACCGACCCGGGGTCGGCCTTCCAGGCGCGGACCATGTCGTCGATCGTCTTGAACGGGGAGTCGGCGGGCACGAGCACGCCCTCGTAGTCCTCGATCAGCTGGGCGACCGGGGTGGCGTCGCCGAGGCCGTGCTCGAGGCCGAAGGAGTACGCCGAGCCGACGACGCCGAGCCCGACGGTCATCAGCAGGTGCTCGTTGCCCTCCTCCCCCATCAGCCGGGTCAGCGCGACCGACCCGCCGGCGCCGAGGATGTTGGTGACCTCGAAGGAGCCCCCCGTGATGTCCTCGGACTCCAGCACGCCGACCGCGGCGCGGCCGGTCTGGTCGTAGCCGCCGCCGGGGCTGTTCGGGATCCACATCGCCAGGTCCCGGTCGTCGTCGCCGCGGGTCACCCCGCAGGCCGTCGTCGAGACCACCAGCGCCAGCCCGGCGGCCACCGCCGCGAGTGCTCGTGCTGCTCCCACCATGTCGCTCCTGTCCGGTTCTGCTGCGAGGCTCTGCGGAGACGAGCATCCCGCCCGCTGTGGCGGCCGTCACCCTTGGGAAAGCAACGGAGGTTGTGGAACTTGTGGTCACCGCGCTGGCGCCCGCCCCGGACGCGCCACCTGAGCCTCGCCGGGCAGTTCCTCGCGCTGCAGCTGCTCGTGCTGCTCGTCGTGGTGCTGGTGACCGGGGTCGTCTCGGTGCGGCAGGCCGACGTGACCTTCCGCGACGACCGCGGGGCGCGGCTCCGGTCGGCGGCCGAGGGCCTCGCGAGCACCGACGCGGTGCAGGACGCCCTGGCCACCGGGACCGGGCGGGACTCCCTGGCCTTCTACGCCCAGCAGCGGGCCGGTGACGTCGGCGCGACCGCCGTGCACCTGGCCGACGCCCGGGGCCGGGTCCTGGTCGGCACCGACCCCACCCGCGAGGGCGAGCTGCTGGACCTGGGCCCCGGCGACGTGCTGGAGCGCCGGAGCTGGACCGGCGACATCGAGGACGCCGGTCACCGGGCGATCGCGGCCGAGGTCCCGGTGCTCAGCCCGGGGGGCGACGGCGCACCGCGCGCCGGGGAGCTGGTCGGCGTGGTCGTGGTCGCCGAGCGGTACCCGCCCTGGCCCGAGCGGCTGCGCGGCACGCTCGACGACCTCGTGACCTTCCTGGCCCTGGGACTCGCGCTCGGCGTCGCCGGGTCGTTCCTCCTCTCCCGGCTCATCAAGCGGCGCACGCGGGGCCTGGAACCGGGAGAGATCGCCGCACTCGCCGACCAGCGCGAGGCGCTGCTGACCTCGCTGCGCGAGGGGGTCGTCGCGGTGAGCGAGTCCGGCGTCCTGACGGTGGTCAGCGACAGCGCCCGGGACCTGCTGGGCCTCCCCGACGACCCCACCGGGCGGCGCGTGGCCGAGCTCGAGCTCGAGCCGGCGGTGCGCGACCTGCTCACCGGCCACGGCGTGGTCCGCGACGGCGTGCTCGTCGTCGCCGGCCGCGTCCTGGTGACCAACCGCAACCCGGTCCAGCACGACGGCCGGCCCACCGGCACGGTGACCACGGTGCGCGACCGCACCGAGCTGCTCGCGCTGCAGAGCGAGCTGAGCGCGCGGCAGAGCGTCACCGAGACGCTGCGCGCCCAGACCCACGAGTTCAGCAACCAGCTGCACACGATCTCCGGGCTCCTCCAGCTCGGCGAGCACGAGGAGGCGGGTCGGGTGATCAGCACCCTCACGCGTCGCCGGGCCGCCATCAGCGACGCGGTCACCTCCCGGGTCGAGGACCCGGCGGTCGCGGCCCTGCTGATCGCGAAGACCAGCTCGGCGGCCGAGCGGCAGACCTGGCTCGGGCTCACCGACGACACCCGGCTGCCGCGGCTGGACCACGAGCTCTCCGCCGACCTCGGCACGGTGCTGGGCAACCTGGTGGACAACGCCGTCGAGGCCGTGGCGACGACCGGCCGGACCGGACGACGCGCGCGTGTCGACGTACGGCTGGTGCAGGAGGAGGACGGGACGGCGGTGGTGCAGGTGGCCGACACGGGACCGGGAGTACCGTCCGACCAGGTCGACGCCGTCTTCCGGCGCGGCTTCACCACCAAGCCGAGCGACGCCAGCGGGCGCGGGCTGGGCCTGGCCCTGGTCCAGGTCGTCTGCGAGCGCCGGGGCGGCTCGGTGTCGGTGCACGACCGGGAGGACGGACCCGGCGCGGTCTTCACCGCCCGGTTGCCCGGGCACCGGCCCGGACGCCTCGAAGGAGGGGACGAGGATGCCTGACCCGACCGCCACGTCGCCGGGGGTCCTGCAGGTCCTCGTCGTGGACGACGACTTCATGGTGGCCTCGATCCACGCCCGCTTCGTCGAGCGCGCCCCGGGCTTCGCGGTGGCCGGCCGGGCGGCGACCGGTGCCGAGGCTCTCGAGGCGGTCGAGCGGCTGCGGCCCGACCTGGTGCTGCTCGACGTCCACCTGCCCGACCTCAGCGGGATCGAGGTGCTGCGCCGGCTGCGCGGCCGCGGCGACGACGTGGGGGTCATCGTCGTGACCGCGGCGCGCGAGGTCGACACCGTCCGCGCGGCGGCCGCCGCCGGCGCCGCGCACTACCTGGTCAAGCCGTTCGAGCACGAGGACCTGCTGGCCCGGCTGGAGGCCTTCCGCGCGGCGCACGAGGCACTGCAGGGGGTCGACGCGCCCGACCAGCAGCACATCGACGCCGTCTTCGCCCCGCTCGGGCGGGCCCGCGCGGTGCTGCCGAAGGGGCTGAGCCCCGAGACCGCCGAGGCGGTCCTCGCCGCCCTGGGCGAGGCGGGCGAGCTGTCGGCGAGCGAGGCCGCGGAGGTCGTCGGCATCTCCCGGGTGAGCTGTCGGCGCTACCTCGAGCACTTCGTCGAGGAGGGCAGGGCCACCGTGCGCCTGCGGTACGGCGGCACCGGCCGCCCCGAGCGGCGGTACCGCACCACCTGAGCCGACCGGCGGGGTCCGCGGATCCGGCACCGCCGAGGGCGTCCGTCGCCTACCGTGAGCCAGCACATCTGACACCGGACTCGGGAGGGCCAGTGCAGTGGACGCCTGAGCAGGGCCCGGGCTCCGGCGCAGCCGCCCTGTGGCGCCTGACGCTGGAGCACTCCCCCGTCGGCCTCGCGGTGGTCGACCTCGAGGGCAGGATCCTCCTCGCCAACCGCGCGTTCGCCGAGATGCTGGGCCGGGAGCCCGAGGCGCTCGAGCACGCGTCGTTCGCCGACCTCACCCACCCCGACGACCTCGCAGCCGACGTCGAGCAGTTCGAGCGGTGCGTGGCCGGGGAGCTGGACACCTACCGGCTGGGCAAGCGCTACCTGCACGCCGACGGCGGCCACGTGTGGACCGAGCTCTCCGTGGGCCTGGTCCGCGACGCCGAGGGCCGCCCGGCGCACCTGGTGTCCCAGGTCGTCGACGTCACCGAGCGGCACGAGTACGAGCAGCGGCTCCGGGCGGCGATCGCCGAGGTCGAGCACGAGCGGCAGACCATCGAGACGGTCTTCGAGACGGTCGGGGTCGGGCTGCTGCTCATCGACGCCGAGGGTCGGTACCAGCGGATGAACCGCCGGCACCGCGAGACGATGAACCTGCCCTTCCCCGGCGGGCACGCCGGCCGGGCCGGGCAGCTCGGCCACGTCTACCACCTCGACGGCCGCACCCCGCTGACGCGCGAGGAGATGCCGTCGTACCGCGCGACCCAGGGCGAGGAGTTCACCGACTACCGGTACTGGGTGGGCGACGACCCGCTGACCCGGGCGGCGTTCACGACCTCCGCGCGGCAGGTGCGCGCGCCGTCCGGGGAGCGCCTGGGAGCGGCCCTCGCCTACCAGGAGATCACCGACCTGCTGCGGGCCCTGCAGGTCAAGGACCAGTTCGTCTCCTCGGCCTCCCACGAGCTGCGCACCCCGCTGACCGCGATGCTGGGCCACCTGGAGATGCTCGCCGAGGAGGACCTGCCGCCCGACGTCCTGGACCGTCTGCGGGTGGTGCAGCGCAACGCCGAGCGCCTGCGCACGCTCGTGGCCGACCTGCTGCTCGTCGCCCAGGCCGGGGAGGTCGGGCTGGTGATGCAGCGCTCGGAGCTCGACCTCGTCCCGCTGGTCCGCGACGCGGTCGAGACCGCCCGGCCGTCGGCCGAGCGCGCCGGCATCGACCTCCGGCTCGAGACACCCGACCGGCTCGTCGTCCGCGCCGACGGGCCGCGCCTGCGCCAGGTCGTCGACAACCTCGTGTCTAACGGCGTGAAGTACACCGAGCCGGGCGGGTCGGTCACCGTCACGGCGCGGCTGTCCGCCGGAGCGGTCGAGCTCGTGGTGGCCGACACCGGGCTCGGCATCGCGGCGGCCGAGGTGCCCCAGGTCTTCACCCGCTTCTTCCGCGGCGGCGAGGCCCTGCGCAAGCACATCCCCGGCACCGGCCTGGGCCTGGAGGTGGTCAGCTCGATCGTCACCGCCCACGGCGGCACGATCGACGTCGACAGCGAGCCCGGCCGCGGCACGACGTTCACCGTCACGCTGCCCTGCTGAGTCCCCGGTTCGGCGGGTGCGGCGGCGGCCGCCGATGCGGCCGGCGACCGCGGCCCACGTAGGCTCGGAGCACCGAGGAGACCCGCGACGACGACCCGGCGTCGTCCCCCACGGTGACGAACCCCCACACGGACCGCGAGGTCCGGAAGGGCCCGCCATGCCGCTCCTCGACGCGACCGTCCCGCCTGGCCCCACGGCCCCCGCCACCGCGGCGACCTGCCGCCCGCGCCTGGGCGCGGTGATCCGGCGGGTCTCGGTGAGCCTGCTCGTCGCCTGCGTCGTGCCCGCAGTGCTCTTCTACGCCTGCTTCCGGCTGGCCGACGTGTGGGTCGCCATGGCCGTCGCGCTCGGCTGGTCCTACGGCGCCATCGCCTGGCGCGCGTGCACCCGACGTCGTCCCTCGGGCCTGCTCTACCTGACCGCGGCGGTGATGACCGTGCGCACGCTGGTGGCGGTCCTCCTCGACAGCACCTACCTCTACTTCCTGCAGCC
This window harbors:
- a CDS encoding universal stress protein encodes the protein MSAGRIVVGWTPDEFGAVALVHALAEARLRGLGVVTVNVSRGDALVDEHYAHPEALDRLEAELSASGLEHEVRQAVAPDVAAEILRVAEEVGAALVVLGLKRRTPVGKLLMGSVAQRVILDARCPVLAVKPHE
- a CDS encoding tripartite tricarboxylate transporter permease; protein product: MDSFDLLWGGLSAAVTPENLMYAAIGVLLGTFVGVLPGIGPAMAVALLLPVTYGLEATSSFIMFAGIYYGGMYGGSTTSILLNTPGESASVMTALEGNKMAKRGRAAQALATAAIGSFIAGTIGTLLVAFFAPALASVAVDIGAPSYFAIMVLALVMTATVIGASVIRGLVALFVGLTIGLVGLDLNTGQPRLSFGVAQLNDRLDIVVVAVGIFALGEALWVAAHLRRTPLQVVPVGRPWMGRADVRRSVGPWLRGTAYGFPFGAIPAGGAEIPTFLSYVTEKRLARGKGGEEFGEGAIEGVAGPEAANNASAAGMFVPMLALGIPVTATASVMLAALQGYGITPGPQLMTEQSDLVWTLLASLLIGNFLLLVLNLPLAPMWAKLLRIPRPQLYAGILFFACLGAYATNLDPFDVGLLLVFGLLGLAMRRFGLPVLPLILGVILGPLMETKLREALTISDGDASALVSEPLAVVVYVVIALALLARVLRRRPAAPTHPEETDRRDEELVNR
- a CDS encoding tripartite tricarboxylate transporter TctB family protein is translated as MSTLAPDTHDTAPGGPAAPRRDLAQLGLAAVLAVVGALTVYDATTLGTGFADPVGPRVFPYVIGTGMVVLAVLLAVAALRGDVPEAEGGEDVDLTSDTDWLTVAKLVAVLLFTIATVDVLGWAISGAVLFAGSAWSLGSRTLLRDVLVGAVLAVASWYAFYVGLGIPLAPGILDGIL
- a CDS encoding tripartite tricarboxylate transporter substrate binding protein; protein product: MGAARALAAVAAGLALVVSTTACGVTRGDDDRDLAMWIPNSPGGGYDQTGRAAVGVLESEDITGGSFEVTNILGAGGSVALTRLMGEEGNEHLLMTVGLGVVGSAYSFGLEHGLGDATPVAQLIEDYEGVLVPADSPFKTIDDMVRAWKADPGSVVVGGGSSPGGPDHLFPMQLAETVGIDPREVTYVPYDGGGPLTSALLGDKIQVGFSGLGEFEGQIASGELRVLAVSGDERLEGETVKDVPTLEESGIDLVFTNWRGVFAPPGISDERRDELVDLLGRMRETPEWQEQLDKNGWIDRFVTGEDFGAFIDEQDARVASTLEEVGLL
- a CDS encoding ATP-binding protein; the encoded protein is MWSPRWRPPRTRHLSLAGQFLALQLLVLLVVVLVTGVVSVRQADVTFRDDRGARLRSAAEGLASTDAVQDALATGTGRDSLAFYAQQRAGDVGATAVHLADARGRVLVGTDPTREGELLDLGPGDVLERRSWTGDIEDAGHRAIAAEVPVLSPGGDGAPRAGELVGVVVVAERYPPWPERLRGTLDDLVTFLALGLALGVAGSFLLSRLIKRRTRGLEPGEIAALADQREALLTSLREGVVAVSESGVLTVVSDSARDLLGLPDDPTGRRVAELELEPAVRDLLTGHGVVRDGVLVVAGRVLVTNRNPVQHDGRPTGTVTTVRDRTELLALQSELSARQSVTETLRAQTHEFSNQLHTISGLLQLGEHEEAGRVISTLTRRRAAISDAVTSRVEDPAVAALLIAKTSSAAERQTWLGLTDDTRLPRLDHELSADLGTVLGNLVDNAVEAVATTGRTGRRARVDVRLVQEEDGTAVVQVADTGPGVPSDQVDAVFRRGFTTKPSDASGRGLGLALVQVVCERRGGSVSVHDREDGPGAVFTARLPGHRPGRLEGGDEDA
- a CDS encoding response regulator, coding for MPDPTATSPGVLQVLVVDDDFMVASIHARFVERAPGFAVAGRAATGAEALEAVERLRPDLVLLDVHLPDLSGIEVLRRLRGRGDDVGVIVVTAAREVDTVRAAAAAGAAHYLVKPFEHEDLLARLEAFRAAHEALQGVDAPDQQHIDAVFAPLGRARAVLPKGLSPETAEAVLAALGEAGELSASEAAEVVGISRVSCRRYLEHFVEEGRATVRLRYGGTGRPERRYRTT
- a CDS encoding cell wall metabolism sensor histidine kinase WalK, with the protein product MQWTPEQGPGSGAAALWRLTLEHSPVGLAVVDLEGRILLANRAFAEMLGREPEALEHASFADLTHPDDLAADVEQFERCVAGELDTYRLGKRYLHADGGHVWTELSVGLVRDAEGRPAHLVSQVVDVTERHEYEQRLRAAIAEVEHERQTIETVFETVGVGLLLIDAEGRYQRMNRRHRETMNLPFPGGHAGRAGQLGHVYHLDGRTPLTREEMPSYRATQGEEFTDYRYWVGDDPLTRAAFTTSARQVRAPSGERLGAALAYQEITDLLRALQVKDQFVSSASHELRTPLTAMLGHLEMLAEEDLPPDVLDRLRVVQRNAERLRTLVADLLLVAQAGEVGLVMQRSELDLVPLVRDAVETARPSAERAGIDLRLETPDRLVVRADGPRLRQVVDNLVSNGVKYTEPGGSVTVTARLSAGAVELVVADTGLGIAAAEVPQVFTRFFRGGEALRKHIPGTGLGLEVVSSIVTAHGGTIDVDSEPGRGTTFTVTLPC